Proteins from one Peromyscus eremicus chromosome 8a, PerEre_H2_v1, whole genome shotgun sequence genomic window:
- the LOC131917308 gene encoding enhancer of rudimentary homolog yields MSHTILLVRPTKRPEGRTYADYESVNECMEGVCKMYEEHLKRMNPNSPSITYDISQLFDFIDDLADLSCLVYRADTQTYQPYNKDWIKEKIYVLLRRQAQQAGK; encoded by the coding sequence ATGTCTCACACCATTTTGTTGGTACGGCCTACCAAGAGACCAGAAGGCAGGACTTACGCGGACTATGAGTCTGTGAATGAGTGCATGGAAGGTGTTTGTAAAATGTATGAAGAACATCTGAAGAGAATGAATCCCAACAGCCCCTCCATCACATATGATATCAGTCAGTTGTTTGACTTTATCGATGATCTGGCAGATCTCAGCTGTCTTGTTTACCGAGCTGATACACAGACGTACCAGCCTTATAACAAAGACTGGATCAAAGAGAAGATCTACGTGCTCCTTCGTCGACAGGCCCAACAGGCTGGGAAGTAG